In one Leptogranulimonas caecicola genomic region, the following are encoded:
- a CDS encoding argininosuccinate synthase: MTHTATASTAAQTSAPKGKVVLAYSGGLDTSCLIPWLQEQGYEVVTAIAALGQPGSSDIDAIAQKAISLGAVASYAIDMREEFTEDVCACAIKANALYENKYPLLSALSRPVICKHMVDIAHKEGAVAIAHGCTGKGNDQVRFELECKALDPNLEILGPVRDWDLLTRSQEIEYCADHGLFIEVTKESPYSIDENVWGRAIECGVLENPWNEPPADVWVMTADPLEAPDQPVDIVISFEAGKPCALNGENLGMLELITKLNHIAGEAGFGRIDMIEDRVIGIKSRECYEQPAALTLIKAHQALESLCLPGDVLNTKLELEHQWAKQVYSGLWYSPLKDALDAFFEATQKTVTGDVRLRLYKGSCTVIGTKSAHSMYDFGLATYDEGDTYDRTAAKGFMDLFGLPNKVWAQRSLEELAESADATDAFLHTPLVLSVEAAGAPAQVKSFS; encoded by the coding sequence ATGACTCACACTGCTACTGCCTCTACTGCCGCCCAGACCTCTGCCCCCAAGGGCAAAGTAGTGCTTGCCTATTCCGGCGGCTTGGACACCTCCTGTTTGATTCCTTGGCTTCAGGAACAAGGTTACGAGGTGGTGACTGCTATTGCTGCCTTGGGCCAGCCCGGTTCCTCCGACATCGACGCCATCGCCCAGAAGGCCATCTCGCTGGGTGCGGTGGCTTCCTATGCCATCGATATGCGTGAGGAATTCACTGAGGACGTCTGTGCCTGCGCCATCAAGGCCAATGCGCTTTATGAGAACAAGTACCCTTTGCTCTCCGCACTTTCGCGTCCGGTGATCTGCAAGCACATGGTAGACATCGCCCACAAGGAGGGCGCTGTGGCCATCGCCCATGGCTGCACCGGCAAGGGCAACGACCAGGTACGTTTCGAGCTGGAGTGCAAGGCGCTCGATCCCAATCTGGAGATCTTGGGCCCGGTGCGCGACTGGGACCTGCTCACCCGCTCCCAGGAGATCGAGTACTGTGCTGACCACGGTCTTTTTATCGAGGTCACCAAAGAGTCTCCCTACTCCATCGACGAGAACGTCTGGGGTCGCGCCATCGAGTGCGGCGTGCTGGAAAATCCCTGGAACGAGCCACCGGCAGACGTCTGGGTCATGACTGCGGATCCCCTCGAGGCGCCCGACCAGCCCGTTGACATTGTGATCTCCTTCGAGGCCGGCAAACCCTGCGCCCTCAACGGCGAAAATCTGGGCATGCTGGAGCTCATCACCAAGCTCAACCACATTGCCGGCGAGGCGGGTTTTGGCCGCATCGACATGATCGAAGACCGCGTCATCGGCATCAAGAGCCGCGAGTGCTACGAGCAGCCCGCCGCCCTCACCCTTATCAAGGCCCATCAAGCCCTGGAGAGCCTCTGCTTGCCTGGCGATGTGCTCAATACCAAGCTGGAGCTGGAGCATCAGTGGGCCAAGCAGGTCTATAGCGGCCTTTGGTACAGCCCCTTGAAAGACGCGTTGGACGCCTTCTTCGAGGCCACCCAAAAGACCGTCACCGGCGATGTGCGCTTGCGCCTTTACAAGGGTTCCTGCACGGTCATTGGCACCAAGTCTGCTCACTCCATGTACGACTTTGGTCTGGCCACCTATGACGAGGGCGACACCTACGACCGCACTGCCGCCAAGGGCTTCATGGATCTCTTTGGCCTGCCCAACAAGGTCTGGGCCCAGCGCTCGCTGGAGGAGCTGGCAGAGTCTGCAGATGCGACCGACGCCTTCCTGCACACCCCGCTGGTCTTGAGCGTCGAGGCTGCCGGGGCTCCCGCCCAGGTGAAGTCCTTCTCTTAA